GAAAACTGGGAGGTAATGCAGGAACTCCTCCACGAGGGATAGTTATTAATTCTCTACATATCGGACATCGAAATGCTCCAGTTTCTCTTGTTTGTGATGCAGCAATTCTTGTTAAACAATGTAAACATAcctagaaaaatatgtaaagtaTTCAAAATAGATTGATTAAAGTTATCagttggatatatatatatatatatatatttaaacacaTACCGTATGAGAACATGGTAATAGTTTTGGAGTATGTTCCCCGCCATCATAAACACATAAACATGTCCCACATGTTAAGAAactttcattaaaatcttCATAATTTATACTGACTGTTTCCACAAGCATAGAGCTCATGCTGACCATCCTCTCCCCTAGCCTTGTCCTACAAAttacaaagaataataaaataatttctaaaaaatgaCTTAATACTTTACATAAATtcagtttttataataatatgagtTAAATATAGAAAGCTTTGttacttattataaatatttaagtttttgataaatatgtaaaaagcatatctattttataagtatcattttaataggataaaattaagaaatgtTAGGTAAAAGTACATTTTTCTggtttatttcaaaatatatgataaaatatacatgcaaattatttgcattaaattatctatatatatattaatcttatGTATTGCATACAATTTctgatacttttatattttttttggatatatttctttaattttggaatatctataaatccaatataaaaaagtacaaattAATCTAACTTAAACTTTGAAGCAGCATAATTTGTCTACTTCGAATATGAGCCAAACATTAGTGTGCTGTTTCGTTTAGATATTCGCTACATTGATGAAGTATCATATACGTGAACGTTTGgcttaaaatatcaaaaatataaagagtgcaatgaaaacaaatacacataatatttgtaaactcACTGCACAGCTAAACGTAGTGCATCCATAATGGAGTTTGGACTGTTGTGTATCTTTCAAAGGAATGTTATATATCCATGTAAGAGTTTATATATGGCACGCGTTTTTGAAAGTACGTGAAACGTTgctattatcaaaaatattagattGGGCAAAAATGAATTCAATAAACACTAGAACATAGCTAAAGTACTCGTCATTTTATCCGTCATTTACCGTCACTGATCATCATATATACTCATCTTTACCGACTCACAAACTTCTTATCGATAACAATTGTTTTACGTTTCaatcaaaaaaagatcgatcgatcggcgaATGAATATAAGCAAATTAAAAGACGCGACGCCCGACACATgcaatttagaaaaaaaaaaaaaaaataagaaacttgaaagaaaagttatttcaataatttccaCGAAATAACCgtgatcgttttctttcgaacgagacgtttctttcttccatagACTTAAGGATTCAAAACCTAAACTTCACGCGACGTACAGCGTATCTTTGAAACGACAAACGGAACGTTTTATGTGCTCATCGAACgtagattattctttttttctttctctctctctttctctctctctctctctctttctttctctctctatctttctcactctctctttgtgtGACAGATGAATAATTCTACGCGAGTACACGTTCGGACTCTTTCAACGCATTTGCACTAGTAAGGAAGCCGTACGAGTAACACAAAGAGCGCCGATCCGAAGATTCGCTGCGGTGCATCCATTGTTGTCTCTCTGCTTACTTTCCTTTAAGATTCTTTATTCTGGATCGGATGGACCAAGCCAACTATATAACATTCCACAGGCTCTTACAACCTATGTCTCTGAGATCTTCTCTCGAATATCGttgtttatcgatttatcgtcACTTTGATCTtcaaattcttattatttcaaatcctCGCTAtcattttcaatgtttttgtactttttactCGAACTCGTTCTCTGTCGTAATCATCTCGTGGGagtttttatcttctctctctctctctctctctctctctctctctctctttctcattcctctttttcactttctttttctttctcacatttTTCTAAGTTCTCGTTATATATCCCTTGTATTTATATCTACttacatatttctattttttttccacaatttttgattaaattcaatattttatatttctttttcacatatcgattttttcttttattttttgttattttttaataaacagcatatatatgtgtgtacatatatatttttctttttatattatatgtagtacttatttaaatgatatcaaGCTCGTGAACCTATTTTTGTTTAGCGATTCATTGACGAGAAGTTTGGcatagaacgaaagaaatcagTATGGCgggaaagaatagaaatttgttACGCGCGAAATTGAAACGTAACGAATTCTACGTAGACTTTCAAGTGCATATAATCattgtaaaaatgttattccttacaaattttttattaattaattttaatttctttttgatgacacgttataaataaattattaaaaatatatatggcTTGTGGCTGATggtaaaattttacaaaaagatttatacgctttttataaatatatgtttgaattattaatagagtgttaaatttattttaatatgtaaGAATTAtcagaattgaaaaaaaaaagaaattatttgaaatacaaATGTGCAAATGAAGCAGCCATTCGTATTCAGTACGTAATAGACAATACCATTTTTCATAGGTGTAATTGCAAAATTAATATCGGTATGCTATCCACAATcgttaataagaatatatgaaCATGACAAGAATTATCAATATAATCCTATTGGTATATTCAGAAGCTTTCCTGATTTAAAACgatcacatatatatgataactatacattatagatatatcgcattatataaaataacacatAACCtacgataattttaatacttgTTTAATACTTACATGAAGGGACAGCAGCTCATATAGACTTCGTTGATATTCTCAATTTTCAGTGTTAGTTTATGCAATTTATAATGGATTTTGTTTACAAAGTAAACATTACATTATTGCTCGCATGATGTTCATTTCTAATCCATATCTAATCGTGTCGTTGatttcatttagaaaaaactgatcaacatatttttttttggatacaatcgaagaactttttttattttttgtaatattaagaTAATGATAACACAAGATTTGGAAACACTTCACTTGTTTGTgcgatataaaattcaatactTTGATTTCTCTTTGGAATAAGATATAATCTAGatcttgtaatattatttaggttttatagaaaaagaaaacttggTAAACTTTGGTCGTCGTCATCATtgccatcatcatcatcatcaacattaTCGGTAGTTTCAACAATACGAGAAGAAACAGTAAATAAACTCCCGATGTAGCGATTTTTCTAGTCATTAATCCACTCAGAAAACActgattttctattatttatttttttcttctttttttaatttaacaaacacttacttatattatttttcattttatgaaaCTCGATAACTTCGTtagtgtttttttcttcttttcaattcaTCGGTATGGTTTTGAAATCAAGATGAGGATTTTCCAATCAGATTTTTTGCTACGTTCGTtgcatttttcctttcatcaTGGACGACCGTCGAGGTCCGAGTTAAGTTGACACGACAGAAGGGACTAGCATTCctctatcgattttctttttatcttaatagTGAAATACAAAGCGAATGACACAGCTGGTTAAATTGTCATTCTAATTAAACaactttttccatctctcttattctctctctctctctctctctctctctctctctctctctctctctctctctcactttctttctctttcactctcactctctctacaTCACTgacaaaatattacaaatggCAAGAGATCTCAAGGCGAGTCTTGGAATAGTCGGGGGATGAAAACACGCCCTCGAAACTGTCCTTGCAAACGACAGGGCATGCGCTGTTTTATTTAGGTCATACGCCACTTGATGGACTCACGATCGTATctatatgaatttttctagCCAGTGCAACCCCGATCGAAAGCTTTTATCATGTAGAGCCAAAAGGCAACCCTTAAGATTATCATATctcgagatttctttttatcaattctaTTTCGTTATGCGCATTTACATACtaaactatttattataagCACGTCTAAAGAGAAATAGGTAgtaataatcgtttaaaaagaatacattgtttctattattaataaacatttattattggtagtaagatataaataaatttttgagtacacgatataagataaaaacgGATTAGCAAACACCTGTTATAGTACTTTAGATTACTGCTacgttatcgataaaaatttacaaatatccAAACATGATCGATTTTCGATCaactaattattatacttatctataataattatcttttttcgatcaatgctaataaaaagattatagtCAGTTTTTAATCAGTTCGCgcagaattttattattctggTTGTCAAATGGATAGGAACGATATCAATTCTGAAGGATTTTACTTCGTTAATACAAAGTTAGCTAATATGTGATATGATCCAATCTATATAACTGTAAATTCTTGTATGGACGTCAGGATATCCTTTAGCACACGGTGTAACCCAAGAGGCCAAACCAATCTGTACACCGTTTAAAACGAGTGGACTACCAGAATCAccctaaaaataaattatatttttactctttgacaaaaatattatatgcaattgaaaaattcattaaggatcatatttagatattcttttttacgaatattattCTTCTACACACAtgcattgtttattttttggaGTAgatcaataagaaaaaagatatacaataGAAGTTGAAAATACTTACATAGCAAACACCGTGTGTATGGCTATTATCTGTACAAATATTGGTATTTTTAACCGATTGATATATCATTCGACATTTTGGCAATTCAAcaatttttagatttattatttgcaaCCAATTATCTCTTCCACCcgtattctaaaatatttcacaatattaaatttgtttcttttattttaataataatctctagAATGAGATGTTGCAATTCAGTAACTGATAAGAAGAGATCAATGATATTTGAAACGTTTGTGCATTCGATTTGTGATGATGACCGTTACCTTGGTTTCTCCCCAGCCAGTGAATATTGCAGTACAATTCGTCTCATCGATGTCTTTATCTGGAAGTTGAATAGGAGCGACTGCATTagaatattcaaattttccaaaaatttttatcagacCAATGTCATTTATAATAGGGTTAACACTATACTTCGAATgaataatcatttctttcaCACCATACGATATGCCACCtataaatgaaagattatcagacatattaaaaatgaaaataacattGATTAAATACTagtcataataaatttttttagtatatttattgtagaatgtttgaaaatattattttacctgATAGAATACTGTTACTGCCAACTACTACAAATGTATCAATAGGATTACGAAGACAATGAGCTGCTGTCAAAATccattgtttattaataattgatccTCCACAAATATGAAAACCCTGTACTCGTATAGATACTTGATAAGGAAAGGCATTGTCTTCGGCGTCCTTCCCTCCGATTACTCTACTGGAGATTGATTCAGCACTGGCTTTAAGAGATCACAATTTcgtttgtatttaatatacacatacacacacacacacacacacacacatacatatataagatatgttatata
The Vespula pensylvanica isolate Volc-1 chromosome 4, ASM1446617v1, whole genome shotgun sequence DNA segment above includes these coding regions:
- the LOC122628363 gene encoding chymotrypsin-2-like isoform X1, whose protein sequence is MAYRIFVFVLVVSTTASAESISSRVIGGKDAEDNAFPYQVSIRVQGFHICGGSIINKQWILTAAHCLRNPIDTFVVVGSNSILSGGISYGVKEMIIHSKYSVNPIINDIGLIKIFGKFEYSNAVAPIQLPDKDIDETNCTAIFTGWGETKNTGGRDNWLQIINLKIVELPKCRMIYQSVKNTNICTDNSHTHGVCYGDSGSPLVLNGVQIGLASWVTPCAKGYPDVHTRIYSYIDWIISHIS
- the LOC122628363 gene encoding chymotrypsin-1-like isoform X2; this translates as MAYRIFVFVLVVSTTASAESISSRVIGGKDAEDNAFPYQVSIRVQGFHICGGSIINKQWILTAAHCLRNPIDTFVVVGSNSILSDKDIDETNCTAIFTGWGETKNTGGRDNWLQIINLKIVELPKCRMIYQSVKNTNICTDNSHTHGVCYGDSGSPLVLNGVQIGLASWVTPCAKGYPDVHTRIYSYIDWIISHIS